The following proteins come from a genomic window of Triticum aestivum cultivar Chinese Spring chromosome 6A, IWGSC CS RefSeq v2.1, whole genome shotgun sequence:
- the LOC123131261 gene encoding uncharacterized protein, whose product MGITRAHIVKNDSLEDRLGDYVGGKPRRASLGAAAKHSSRLVAALTCLQLAFAIYATFLLYYMSPAVDLRAKPDFAWATRIAQRWKQSIMPDGGGDLLLSPQEVCEHESIEFEQKKSTDALMIRLKRELYDEVLAFQRRSFAAETLPELLRMRSRWPSPPSDEAGRPRVTVILNHFKRRTLCAQLDTLRRQTLPFHRAWVLAFGSPNEASLRRIVESYNDTRVSFVASGYDFKYYGRFQMALQAESDFVYVLDDDMIPGTRMLEILCHVAGTDKYRNAVLGSIGRILPFRGKDFTFPSYRKFRSREAGLYLPDPAYDITVDRIVQVDFLSSSWFLATELVKTLFIETPFTFMTGEDLHLSYQLQKYMGAGSFVLPVDPADKETWGDSEHRLAYVSETTVIFKDIVTVRDEQWWRALTSGYVTQWAAMNPQKVDALFYAHSLAEVRALAPLLEKFRTTAGRKAYLVVSGGGHCPCEEAAAVLKWPKVVCKERRFKVFDLALGALSGPSHSDVPVLQAVYSSMRGLVRMHNPSVIVAVADVDGKVKEALRMAADAAVNQTALVLLPRKTIPKVLWMATLRPASLPNWNKMRISVNIITQTRAGSLQRLLSSLKNAYYLGDEVPISFNMDSKVDAATLNTVNAFAWPHGGKTLRRRIIQGGLIRAVSESWYPASDDDYGLLLEDDIEVSPYYYLWVKYALLAYRYDPTVSLPELSSISLYTPRLVEVTKERPRWNATAFFGATKHGANTPYLHQLPCSWGAVFFPKHWREFYAYMAARFTEDAKTNPVQIPRSRTNGWQASWKKFLIDMMYLRGYVSLYPNFPNQTSFSTNHMEPGAHISAKDNKLKHDKGDFEVPLVADDFAPLLPSGKMPPASKLPVLNLFNQPVSIKGLKAAGAKLRQDVLSCIATQQVSVDHVTGLPKNCTAF is encoded by the exons ATGGGCATCACCCGCGCGCACATCGTGAAGAACGACTCCCTGGAGGACAGGCTGGGCGACTACGTCGGCGGCAAGCCGAGGCGCGCGTCGTTGGGGGCGGCGGCGAAGCACTCGTCGCGCCTCGTGGCGGCGCTCACCTGCCTCCAGCTCGCCTTCGCCATCTACGCCACCTTCCTGCTCTACTACATGAGCCCCGCCGTGGACCTCCGCGCCAAGCCCGACTTCGCCTGGGCCACCCGCATCGCGCAGCGCTGGAAGCAGAGCATCATgcccgacggcggcggcgacctgCTGTTGTCGCCGCAGGAGGTGTGCGAGCACGAAAGCATCGAGTTCGAGCAGAAGAAGTCCACCGACGCGCTCATGATCCGCCTCAAGCGCGAGCTCTACGACGAGGTGCTCGCCTTCCAGCGCCGCTCCTTCGCCGCCGAGACGCTCCCCGAGCTCCTCCGCATGCGCTCccgctggccctcgccgccgtccgACGAGGCCGGCCGGCCGCGGGTCACGGTCATCCTCAACCACTTCAAGCGGCGCACGCTGTGCGCGCAGCTGGACACGCTCCGGCGGCAGACGCTGCCGTTCCACCGCGCCTGGGTGCTCGCCTTCGGGAGCCCCAACGAGGCCTCGCTCCGGCGCATCGTCGAGAGCTACAACGACACCCGCGTCAGCTTCGTCGCCTCCGGCTACGACTTCAAGTACTACGGCCGCTTCCAGATGGCGCTGCAGGCCGAGTCCGACTTCGTCTACGTCCTCGACGACGACATGATCCCCGGCACCCGCATGCTCGAGATCCTCTGCCACGTCGCCGGCACCGACAAGTACCGCAACGCCGTGCTCGGCAGCATCGGCCGCATCCTCCCCTTCCGGGGCAAGGACTTCACCTTCCCCAGCTACCGCAAGTTCCGCTCCCGGGAGGCCGGGCTCTACCTCCCCGACCCGGCCTACGACATCACCGTCGACCGGATCGTGCAGGTGGACTTCCTCTCCAGCTCATGGTTCCTCGCCACGGAGCTCGTCAAGACGCTCTTCATCGAGACGCCCTTCACCTTCATGACCGGCGAGGACCTGCACCTCAGCTACCAGCTGCAGAAGTACATGGGCGCCGGCTCCTTCGTGCTCCCCGTCGACCCCGCCGACAAGGAGACGTGGGGGGACAGCGAGCACCGCCTGGCCTACGTCTCCGAGACGACAGTCATCTTCAAGGACATCGTGACCGTGCGGGACGAGCAGTGGTGGCGCGCGCTCACCTCCGGCTACGTGACGCAGTGGGCGGCCATGAACCCGCAGAAGGTGGACGCGCTCTTCTACGCGCACTCCCTCGCCGAGGTCAGGGCGCTGGCGCCGCTGCTGGAGAAGTTCCGCACCACCGCCGGCCGGAAGGCGTACCTCGTCGTGTCCGGTGGCGGGCACTGCCCCTGCGAGGAGGCCGCGGCCGTGCTCAAGTGGCCCAAGGTGGTGTGCAAGGAGCGGCGGTTCAAGGTGTTCGACCTGGCCCTCGGCGCGCTCTCTGGCCCGTCCCATTCCGACGTGCCCGTGCTGCAGGCCGTCTACTCCAGCATGCGCGGCCTCGTCCGGATGCACAACCCCAGCGTCATCGTCGCGGTGGCCGACGTCGACGGTAAGGTCAAGGAAGCGCTCCGCATGGCCGCCGACGCCGCTGTCAACCAAACCGCACTCGTCCTCCTCCCTAGAAAGACCATCCCCAAGGTGCTCTGGATGGCCACCCTCCGCCCTGCCTCACTCCCAA ACTGGAACAAGATGAGGATCTCGGTGAACATCATCACGCAGACGCGCGCGGGGTCCCTGCAGCGGTTACTCAGCTCGCTGAAGAACGCCTACTACCTGGGCGACGAGGTGCCGATCAGCTTCAACATGGACAGCAAGGTGGACGCAGCGACCCTCAACACGGTGAACGCCTTCGCCTGGCCGCACGGCGGCAAGACGCTGCGCCGCCGCATCATCCAAGGCGGCCTCATCCGCGCCGTCAGCGAGAGCTGGTACCCGGCCTCCGACGACGACTACGGGCTCCTCCTCGAGGACGACATCGAGGTGTCCCCCTACTACTACCTCTGGGTCAAGTACGCCCTCCTCGCCTACCGCTACGACCCCACCGTCTCCCTCCCGGAGCTCTCCTCCATCTCGCTCTACACGCCCCGCCTCGTCGAGGTCACCAAGGAGCGGCCGCGCTGGAACGCCACCGCCTTCTTTGGCGCCACCAAGCATGGCGCCAACACCCCCTACCTCCACCAGCTCCCCTGCAGCTGGGGCGCCGTCTTCTTCCCAAAGCACTGGCGCGAGTTCTACGCCTACATGGCGGCACGCTTCACGGAGGACGCCAAGACGAACCCGGTGCAGATCCCGAGGTCACGCACCAACGGCTGGCAGGCGTCATGGAAGAAGTTCCTCATCGACATGATGTACCTTAGGGGGTACGTCAGCCTCTACCCAAACTTCCCCAACCAGACCAGCTTCTCCACCAACCACATGGAGCCCGGCGCCCACATCAGCGCCAAGGACAACAAGCTCAAGCATGACAAGGGCGACTTCGAGGTGCCGCTCGTCGCCGACGACTTCGCGCCGCTCCTGCCGTCGGGCAAGATGCCGCCGGCGTCCAAGCTCCCCGTGCTGAACCTCTTCAACCAGCCCGTGTCCATCAAGGGGCTCAAGGCCGCCGGGGCCAAGCTCCGGCAGGACGTCCTCAGCTGCATCGCCACCCAGCAAGTCTCCGTCGACCACGTCACCGGCTTGCCCAAGAACTGCACCGCCTTCTGA
- the LOC123131262 gene encoding protein SRG1-like — protein sequence MASYDQQFKVLEVPPIVQELVGAGVQEPPSQYVLPVQDRPAAAVSEMPEPIPIIDLSRLSAGSAEEFDKLRSALENWDLFLAVGHGMEPSFLAEAMKVTREFFNLPLEEKQKYSNIVDGEKLGMDGYGNDMVVKENQVLDWNDRLNLLVEPESLRTYRLWPTQPPSFRDILSEYTIKCKAAANLVFRNMAKMLNLQEEHLVNMIGDNSITQAIFNYYPQCPRPDHVLGLKAHIDGSIITVNFADAEGLQLQKNGVWYNVPIVPNALVMNVGDIMEILSNGFFKSLVHRVVTNAEKERLSFVLVYTLELETELEPVSELVDDKRPAQYMKIKLHDYMEKYHDTYATGTLAIDGVKI from the exons ATGGCTTCTTATGACCAGCAATTCAAGGTTCTCGAGGTACCTCCGATCGTGCAAGAGCTGGTGGGCGCCGGCGTGCAGGAGCCACCGAGCCAGTACGTCCTTCCTGTGCAAGACCGTCCTGCCGCGGCGGTCTCCGAGATGCCCGAGCCCATCCCCATCATCGACCTCAGCCGGCTGTCTGCCGGCAGCGCCGAAGAGTTCGACAAGCTGCGGTCCGCCTTGGAGAACTGGGACCTCTTCCTG gctgttggacatgGAATGGAGCCTAGCTTTCTTGCCGAGGCGATGAAGGTTACGAGAGAGTTCTTCAACCTCCCGCTGGAAGAGAAACAGAAGTACTCAAACATTGTCGACGGCGAGAAGCTGGGCATGGATGGATACGGTAACGACATGGTCGTGAAAGAGAATCAGGTCCTTGACTGGAACGACCGGCTCAATCTCCTAGTGGAACCCGAGTCCCTGAGAACCTACAGACTGTGGCCAACACAACCCCCTTCTTTCAG AGACATCCTGTCTGAGTACACCATCAAGTGCAAAGCGGCGGCTAACCTTGTCTTTCGAAACATGGCCAAGATGCTCAATTTACAAGAGGAACACCTGGTAAACATGATCGGCGACAACTCCATCACCCAAGCTATATTCAACTACTACCCTCAGTGTCCAAGGCCGGACCACGTCTTGGGCCTCAAGGCCCACATCGACGGCTCCATAATCACAGTCAACTTCGCCGACGCTGAGGGGCTCCAGCTTCAGAAAAACGGCGTCTGGTACAACGTGCCCATCGTTCCAAATGCATTGGTCATGAACGTAGGAGATATAATGGAG ATTTTGAGCAATGGGTTCTTCAAGAGCCTGGTGCATAGGGTTGTGACCAATGCAGAGAAAGAGCGCTTGTCGTTCGTCCTGGTCTATACATTGGAGCTAGAGACAGAGCTTGAGCCGGTGTCAGAGCTGGTGGATGACAAGAGGCCTGCGCAATACATGAAGATCAAGCTCCACGACTACATGGAAAAATATCATGACACTTATGCCACAGGGACACTAGCCATCGATGGCGTGAAGATCTGA